From the Pyxidicoccus trucidator genome, one window contains:
- a CDS encoding glycosyltransferase, whose protein sequence is MKTGLEKLSGDAVAPDTAPSAGDLARMVAVVRALLDARRPCLPERCAEVSALEGTLRLLTEQLHRARPSGSQALSPLQEASRLAVPHEFTVPESHRASGMGRMVTATKRAFIEGLHPFHVESLRPQAEFNKAVVRVLEYLSVHRSLGLRDDVSGWVRAQLESKADPTRWKSVRSHRSGALGSVVDAAKRSYLSAAGPVLEALLRGQAEWNSAMVEALAAAAAPKPPSEAEGAKSVAGLVGRNDPLRPEVLPRALRAGAPLWTELLRRQTRFNEQAVLALAGVLGARTPPPQVPELGDYEGWCARREPADLSAARDAVARLEVKPRVSLVTAVRDTPEAFLREGLASVEAQVYPEWEWVLVDDASTAPHVAAVLREAAARNPRVRVVTRERRDGGLAGALSAGLAAARGEWVGFLEAGDTLAPHALAEVVLAAEPSLDVLYSDEDRLDGEGRRTGPSFKPDWSPDLLRSLNYIRHFLVARRSVLEAVGGVREGFDGAEDYELVLRLSEATRGIGHVPKVLYHSRAHAEPGQAATEAGARALREHLARTGEPAEVTSFAPGRYRVRYPVRGAPPKVSIIVPFKDRPDLLELLLPGLLSRTTYPNFEVLLVSNNSTKPETFALLERLTDPRLVKLTWDFPFNYPAINNWAAKQATGELLLFLNNDMEVVDPGWLDELVSQAQRPEVGAVGCKLLFPEGTVQHAGVVVGFTGMAGHPFWRLPDGPLRTPFGDTESTRNWLSVTSACVILRRPVFEELGGFDERFQVCGSDVDLGLRLNQRGLRVVYTPHARVIHHESASRRADAIPEADYWWSYVAYRPWLGARGDPFYNPNLTLLGTDCVLRQHPEDGETLAVRTLSRDVPSAVDPALEERARAQRHTVEHLDALDCTPEQAKASRESAPAALAALRSRGKVETATWFVPAFGHVFAGVHTIFRFADLMHRRHGVRSDFVVYDKPGASPGDFESRAATVFPGASGAFRVLSGPAALAELPACDLAIATYWTSVYQVLRHPRAAVRGYFVQDYEPMFFAAGTQWALAEQTYSLGFQGIFNTPGLRDYVKAQHGMDGFAFEPAVDGALFHARRPERQGPVRVFFYGRPGNERNGFELGLAALARLKRELGPAVEVVTAGAEWHPESYGVRGLVTNLGVLPAERTAALYRECDVGLCFMFTKHPSYLPLEMMASGMTVVTNDNPANHWLLHDGENCLLTAPTPGSVLAQLRRAVGDAALRQRLGTAAAERVRRTTWEAQVDRMMEHLLGRTAPIAGAA, encoded by the coding sequence GTGAAGACAGGACTGGAGAAGCTCTCCGGGGACGCGGTGGCTCCGGACACGGCGCCGAGCGCGGGGGACCTGGCGCGGATGGTGGCCGTGGTGCGCGCGCTGCTCGACGCGCGCCGCCCGTGCCTGCCCGAGCGGTGCGCCGAGGTGTCCGCGCTGGAGGGGACGCTGCGGCTGCTCACCGAGCAGCTCCACCGCGCGAGGCCCTCGGGCTCGCAGGCGCTGTCCCCGTTGCAGGAGGCCTCGCGGCTGGCGGTGCCCCACGAGTTCACCGTGCCCGAGTCGCACCGCGCCTCCGGCATGGGGCGCATGGTGACGGCCACCAAGCGCGCCTTCATCGAGGGGCTCCACCCCTTCCACGTGGAGTCGCTCCGCCCCCAGGCCGAGTTCAACAAGGCCGTGGTGCGCGTGCTGGAGTACCTGTCCGTCCACCGGAGCCTGGGCCTGCGCGACGACGTGTCCGGCTGGGTGCGCGCGCAGCTCGAGTCCAAGGCGGACCCCACGCGGTGGAAGTCGGTGCGCTCGCACCGGAGCGGGGCGCTCGGCTCCGTGGTGGATGCGGCGAAGCGCTCGTACCTCTCCGCGGCGGGTCCGGTGCTGGAGGCCCTGCTGCGCGGGCAGGCGGAGTGGAACTCGGCCATGGTGGAGGCGCTCGCCGCCGCCGCCGCGCCAAAGCCGCCGTCCGAGGCGGAGGGCGCGAAGTCCGTGGCCGGGCTCGTCGGGCGCAATGACCCGCTGCGCCCGGAGGTCCTGCCCAGGGCGCTGCGCGCGGGCGCTCCACTGTGGACCGAGCTGCTGCGCCGGCAGACGCGCTTCAACGAGCAGGCGGTGCTGGCGCTGGCCGGGGTGCTGGGCGCGCGCACGCCGCCGCCCCAGGTTCCCGAGCTGGGTGACTACGAGGGCTGGTGCGCCCGGCGGGAGCCTGCCGACCTCTCCGCCGCGCGCGACGCGGTGGCGCGGCTGGAGGTGAAGCCCCGGGTGTCGCTCGTCACGGCCGTGCGCGACACGCCCGAGGCCTTCCTCCGCGAGGGCCTCGCCTCCGTGGAGGCGCAGGTGTACCCCGAGTGGGAGTGGGTGCTGGTGGACGACGCCAGCACGGCCCCGCACGTGGCGGCGGTGCTGCGCGAGGCCGCCGCGCGCAACCCGCGCGTCCGCGTGGTGACTCGCGAGCGCCGGGACGGTGGCCTCGCCGGGGCGCTGAGCGCGGGCCTGGCCGCCGCGCGCGGTGAGTGGGTGGGCTTCCTGGAGGCCGGTGACACGCTGGCCCCGCATGCCCTGGCGGAGGTGGTGCTCGCGGCGGAGCCTTCGCTGGACGTCCTCTACAGCGACGAGGACCGGCTGGACGGGGAGGGGCGCCGCACCGGGCCCTCCTTCAAGCCGGACTGGTCTCCGGACCTGCTGCGCTCGCTGAACTACATCCGCCACTTCCTCGTCGCGCGGCGCTCCGTGCTGGAGGCCGTGGGCGGCGTGCGCGAGGGCTTCGACGGCGCCGAGGACTACGAGCTCGTCCTGCGGCTGAGCGAGGCCACGCGGGGAATCGGCCACGTGCCGAAGGTGCTGTACCACTCGCGCGCCCACGCGGAGCCAGGGCAGGCGGCCACGGAGGCGGGAGCGCGGGCCCTGCGCGAGCACCTGGCCCGCACCGGCGAGCCCGCCGAGGTGACGAGCTTCGCACCCGGCCGGTACCGCGTCCGCTACCCGGTGCGCGGCGCGCCGCCAAAGGTCTCCATCATCGTCCCGTTCAAGGACCGGCCGGACCTGCTGGAGCTGCTGCTGCCGGGCCTGCTGTCGCGCACCACCTATCCGAACTTCGAGGTGCTGCTGGTCTCCAACAACAGCACGAAGCCGGAGACCTTCGCGCTGCTGGAGCGGCTGACGGACCCCCGGCTGGTGAAGCTGACGTGGGACTTCCCCTTCAACTACCCGGCCATCAACAACTGGGCGGCGAAGCAGGCCACGGGCGAGCTGCTCCTCTTCCTCAACAACGACATGGAGGTGGTGGACCCCGGCTGGCTGGACGAGCTGGTGTCCCAGGCCCAGCGGCCCGAGGTGGGCGCGGTGGGCTGCAAGCTCCTCTTCCCCGAGGGCACCGTGCAGCACGCGGGCGTCGTCGTGGGCTTCACCGGCATGGCGGGACACCCCTTCTGGCGCCTGCCGGACGGGCCCCTCCGCACGCCCTTCGGCGACACCGAGTCGACGCGCAACTGGCTGTCCGTCACCAGCGCGTGCGTCATCCTCCGCCGCCCCGTCTTCGAGGAGCTGGGCGGCTTCGACGAGCGCTTCCAGGTGTGCGGCAGCGACGTGGACCTCGGCCTGCGGCTGAACCAGCGCGGCCTGCGCGTGGTGTACACGCCGCACGCGCGCGTCATCCACCACGAGTCCGCCAGCCGCCGCGCGGACGCGATTCCCGAGGCCGACTACTGGTGGTCCTACGTGGCCTATCGCCCGTGGCTGGGCGCTCGCGGGGACCCCTTCTACAACCCGAACCTCACGCTGCTGGGCACCGACTGCGTCCTGCGTCAGCACCCCGAGGACGGTGAGACGCTGGCCGTGCGCACGCTGTCGCGCGACGTACCTAGCGCGGTGGACCCGGCGCTGGAGGAGCGCGCCCGGGCGCAGCGCCACACCGTGGAGCACCTGGACGCGCTGGACTGCACGCCGGAGCAGGCGAAGGCGTCGCGCGAGTCCGCCCCGGCGGCGCTGGCGGCCCTGCGCTCGCGCGGGAAGGTGGAGACGGCCACGTGGTTCGTGCCGGCCTTCGGCCATGTCTTCGCGGGCGTGCACACGATTTTCCGCTTCGCGGACCTGATGCACCGGCGCCACGGCGTGCGCAGCGACTTCGTCGTCTACGACAAGCCGGGCGCCAGTCCTGGCGACTTCGAGTCTCGCGCGGCCACGGTGTTCCCCGGCGCCTCGGGCGCCTTCCGCGTGCTGTCCGGGCCGGCGGCGCTGGCGGAGCTGCCCGCGTGCGACCTGGCCATCGCCACCTACTGGACTTCCGTGTACCAGGTGCTGCGGCACCCGCGCGCGGCGGTGCGTGGCTACTTCGTGCAGGACTACGAGCCCATGTTCTTCGCCGCCGGCACCCAGTGGGCGCTGGCGGAGCAGACGTACTCGCTGGGCTTCCAGGGCATCTTCAACACGCCGGGCCTGCGCGACTACGTGAAGGCCCAACACGGCATGGACGGCTTCGCCTTCGAGCCCGCCGTGGACGGGGCGCTGTTCCACGCGCGGCGGCCGGAGCGCCAGGGGCCCGTGCGCGTCTTCTTCTACGGGCGCCCGGGCAACGAGCGGAACGGCTTCGAGCTGGGACTGGCGGCGCTGGCCCGACTGAAGCGCGAGCTGGGCCCCGCGGTGGAAGTGGTGACGGCCGGCGCCGAGTGGCACCCCGAGTCCTACGGCGTGCGCGGGCTGGTGACGAACCTGGGCGTGCTCCCCGCCGAGCGCACCGCCGCGCTGTACCGCGAGTGCGACGTGGGGCTGTGCTTCATGTTCACCAAGCACCCCTCGTACCTGCCGCTGGAGATGATGGCGAGCGGGATGACGGTGGTGACCAACGACAACCCGGCCAACCACTGGCTGCTCCACGATGGAGAGAACTGCCTGCTCACGGCGCCGACCCCCGGCTCCGTGCTGGCGCAGCTCCGCCGCGCGGTGGGTGACGCGGCGCTGCGCCAGCGCCTGGGCACCGCCGCCGCCGAGCGCGTGCGGCGCACCACCTGGGAGGCCCAGGTGGACCGGATGATGGAGCACCTGCTCGGACGGACCGCCCCCATCGCCGGAGCCGCCTGA
- a CDS encoding ABC transporter permease: MIRLVRELYQYRGLLLSLVQRELKARYRGSFLGFLWTFLNPTLHMLVYALLFTVVMRQNTPNYAFFMFVGLLPWIWFSSSISGGASAISDRRDLMTKVRFPAQVLPTTVVVTNLCNYTLSLPLMLGLGIIYGQWPTWHVLFFPVVVLIQLTFTLAMTYILAAINVTFRDLQHIVTNLLTMWFFGTPVLYPLSNFQDETLRTAMFVLNPMAPIITSYQALFYEHRLPDAAPLLALGVFSVVLLWAASMIFEARREEFAESI, from the coding sequence ATGATTCGCCTCGTCCGTGAGCTGTACCAGTATCGGGGCCTGCTGCTCAGCCTCGTCCAGCGCGAGCTGAAGGCGCGCTACCGTGGCTCGTTCCTCGGGTTCCTGTGGACGTTCCTGAACCCGACGCTGCACATGCTGGTGTACGCGCTGCTCTTCACCGTGGTGATGCGGCAGAACACGCCCAACTACGCCTTCTTCATGTTCGTGGGCTTGTTGCCGTGGATCTGGTTCTCCAGCTCCATCAGCGGTGGCGCGAGCGCCATCAGCGACCGGCGAGACCTGATGACCAAGGTCCGCTTCCCCGCCCAGGTGCTGCCCACCACGGTGGTGGTCACCAACCTCTGCAACTACACGCTGTCCCTGCCGCTGATGCTCGGGTTGGGCATCATCTACGGGCAGTGGCCCACCTGGCACGTCCTCTTCTTCCCGGTGGTGGTCCTCATCCAGCTCACCTTCACGCTGGCGATGACGTACATCCTCGCGGCCATCAACGTGACGTTCCGGGACCTGCAGCACATCGTCACCAACCTGCTGACGATGTGGTTCTTCGGGACGCCCGTGCTGTATCCGCTCTCCAACTTCCAGGACGAGACGCTGCGCACGGCGATGTTCGTGCTGAACCCCATGGCCCCCATCATCACCTCGTATCAGGCCCTCTTCTATGAGCACCGCCTCCCGGACGCGGCGCCGCTGTTGGCGCTGGGTGTCTTCTCCGTCGTGCTGTTGTGGGCCGCGTCGATGATCTTCGAAGCCCGCCGCGAGGAATTCGCGGAGTCCATTTGA
- the pgsA gene encoding CDP-diacylglycerol--glycerol-3-phosphate 3-phosphatidyltransferase: MALDRATRKKLKREERARRRAERQPSVLVQEFWNLPNMLTLGRIFLIPLFVWLTYDADPLNSLWAGLVFAVASITDVIDGYLARKWNLITVVGKFMDPLADKLIAMAALVMMVRLGRIAAWVVIVLLARELIVSGLRTIAASEGMVIAAGQEGKWKTSLQLVGIISLCVHYVHPLQVGATSVPVDYNLVGKVLVYLSGAFSVWSAVVYFRAFLAMLAKRGGEPTGAKSV, encoded by the coding sequence ATGGCCTTGGACCGAGCGACCCGGAAGAAGCTGAAGCGGGAGGAGCGGGCGCGCCGCCGCGCGGAGCGTCAGCCCAGCGTGTTGGTGCAGGAGTTCTGGAACCTCCCCAACATGCTCACGTTGGGGCGCATCTTCCTCATCCCCCTCTTCGTCTGGCTGACCTACGACGCCGACCCCCTCAACTCCCTGTGGGCGGGGCTGGTGTTCGCCGTGGCCTCCATCACCGACGTGATTGACGGCTACCTGGCGCGCAAGTGGAACCTCATCACCGTGGTCGGCAAGTTCATGGACCCGCTCGCCGACAAGCTCATCGCCATGGCGGCGCTGGTGATGATGGTGCGGCTGGGGCGCATCGCCGCGTGGGTCGTCATCGTCCTGCTGGCGCGCGAGCTCATCGTCAGCGGCCTGCGCACCATCGCCGCCAGCGAGGGCATGGTCATCGCCGCCGGCCAGGAGGGGAAGTGGAAGACGTCCCTCCAGCTCGTGGGCATCATTTCACTCTGCGTCCACTACGTGCACCCACTGCAGGTTGGCGCCACCTCCGTGCCCGTGGACTACAACCTCGTGGGCAAGGTGCTCGTCTACCTCTCGGGTGCCTTCTCGGTGTGGAGCGCGGTCGTCTACTTCCGTGCGTTCCTCGCCATGCTCGCGAAGCGTGGAGGCGAGCCGACCGGTGCGAAAAGTGTTTGA
- a CDS encoding YciI family protein: MRFMILIKANKDSEAAVMPDEKMLTEMGKYNEELVKAGIMLAGEGLHPSSKGARIHFSGNKRTVIDGPFSETKELIAGFWLWQVKSKEEAIEWVKRCPNPTGEESEIEIRQVFETADFGEVLTPELREQEDRLRATVEKQQRG; this comes from the coding sequence ATGCGCTTCATGATCTTGATCAAGGCCAACAAGGACTCCGAGGCCGCCGTGATGCCCGACGAGAAGATGCTGACCGAGATGGGCAAGTACAACGAGGAGCTGGTGAAGGCCGGAATCATGCTCGCCGGCGAGGGGCTCCACCCCAGCTCGAAGGGCGCGCGGATCCATTTCTCCGGCAACAAGCGGACCGTCATCGACGGCCCCTTCTCCGAGACGAAGGAGCTGATCGCCGGCTTCTGGCTGTGGCAGGTGAAGTCGAAGGAAGAGGCCATCGAGTGGGTGAAGCGCTGCCCCAACCCGACCGGCGAGGAGTCCGAAATCGAAATCCGCCAGGTCTTCGAGACCGCGGACTTCGGCGAGGTGCTCACGCCCGAGCTCCGTGAGCAGGAGGACCGGCTCCGCGCGACCGTCGAGAAGCAGCAGCGCGGCTAG
- a CDS encoding ELWxxDGT repeat protein has protein sequence MNVGQGLRALLGASLAACLGMGCAEEKATKAAPESAPREHSAALVGTPFQVRDLLAGTGPDVFVFEEPTMFAALGNTVLFGASDKVHGQELWRTDGTAGGTSMVVDLLPGYAGSAPSHSLVMNGRLYFLAASTGAYLNGLWSSDGTAQGTVLVKSLRAQGSFLTQRNGVLYIGTTDSESPSSGFSLWKSDGTPEGTVLLRREHASSGTVGWHPHAWLGDTLLFAATDDTRGMALWKSDGTPAGTTRVMQNPPPFHSLHTGGLTECGGKVLFWAAREFGRNSLWRTDGTDSGTVLLKDIDTADPSSPGAQFPPQLFCFGGTFYFSAWDAEAGRELWKSDGTTDGTVRMADLAPGTEGSFPGTYTPHGGAFYFWAWDASAGHELWKSDGTPQGTSRVADLAPGIEWASDDVETLTMISSPVGLFFMANDGVTGVELWKTDGTSQGTVRLSNHTPTDFDFTGLRGVWSQGALHFWGDDDELWRSDGTTQGTQRVSKLANYTLGGLGFDTRGGGLDLEGTLFFSANDGEGERLWRTDGTSGGTVAVGGSTSFWSPRYLTRFGRKLLMGAATDAATGERFLWSLDASAQAPQQLGPMDFGINDDRPVVTAGALAFFTNYSFEGDSLWRTDGTPGGTLRLRQVSLPSPGWRPRLLTALGSRVFFTGSTDWRHEELWTSDGTVNGTVRVTGLDAPDKSVTFDHLIAMNGRLYFWATTETQGRALWTSDGTAAGTRLLGSVPSKSWKKTGPTNTAILGSTLFFTAEPQNGPPELWKSDGGAPMKVRAFGTNEKVLPPVQLTSFGNTLVFWADDGASGYQPWRSDGTAAGTVRVKELRKGGGTSASIPGPFTRLGATGPLVFSASDGLSGQELWRTNGTPEGTVRVADIAPGVASSAPRWFVTSGQRLYFPAWTATSGVELWAATWTAEDAEPPQVTCPAAQVVEAVNGQGAPVSYPPATATDPGETPMVAYSHASGGTFALGATEVRVTATDSGGNVATCAFTVTVRDTTPPALECPPAQSATATSAAGVAVEWPEAMASDTVSAAVTVAYAPARGSVFSVGTTEVQATATDTSGNSRSCTFEVRVQAASRVDGGTPDGGSTVPDGGSTVPDAGSQGADAGSQGPDAGSPGTSPPPPPLDSSGCGCQQSGGAGTGLLGLALLALLANRRVGGAGRPADRLHEPGGGEGLSPPPTSRGAD, from the coding sequence ATGAACGTGGGACAAGGACTGCGCGCGCTGCTGGGGGCTTCCCTGGCGGCGTGCCTGGGTATGGGCTGCGCCGAGGAGAAGGCGACGAAGGCCGCGCCCGAGAGCGCGCCGCGTGAGCACTCCGCCGCGCTCGTGGGCACGCCCTTCCAGGTGCGGGACCTCCTCGCTGGCACGGGGCCGGACGTCTTCGTGTTCGAAGAGCCGACGATGTTCGCCGCGCTCGGCAACACGGTCCTCTTCGGCGCCAGCGACAAGGTCCATGGCCAGGAGCTGTGGCGGACGGACGGCACTGCCGGGGGCACCTCCATGGTGGTGGACCTGCTGCCGGGCTACGCCGGGTCGGCTCCGTCCCATTCCCTGGTGATGAACGGGCGGCTGTACTTCCTCGCCGCGTCGACAGGGGCATATCTGAACGGCCTGTGGAGCAGCGACGGCACCGCGCAGGGCACCGTGCTGGTGAAGTCCCTTCGCGCGCAGGGCAGCTTCCTCACGCAACGCAATGGCGTGCTGTACATCGGGACCACCGACTCGGAGAGCCCCAGCTCGGGCTTCTCGCTGTGGAAGAGCGACGGCACGCCCGAGGGCACGGTGCTGCTGCGCCGGGAGCATGCGTCGTCGGGGACAGTGGGCTGGCACCCCCACGCGTGGCTGGGGGACACGCTCCTCTTCGCGGCGACGGATGACACCCGCGGCATGGCGCTCTGGAAGAGCGACGGCACGCCCGCGGGCACCACGAGGGTGATGCAGAACCCGCCGCCCTTCCACAGCCTGCACACCGGCGGGCTCACCGAGTGCGGCGGCAAGGTCCTCTTCTGGGCGGCGCGCGAGTTCGGGCGCAACTCCCTCTGGCGGACGGATGGCACCGACTCGGGGACGGTCCTCCTGAAGGACATCGACACCGCCGACCCGTCCTCCCCGGGGGCCCAGTTCCCGCCCCAGCTCTTCTGCTTCGGAGGCACGTTCTACTTCTCCGCCTGGGACGCGGAGGCCGGCCGGGAGCTCTGGAAGAGCGACGGCACGACGGACGGCACCGTCCGCATGGCCGACCTGGCACCCGGTACCGAGGGCTCGTTCCCGGGGACCTACACCCCTCACGGCGGGGCGTTCTACTTCTGGGCCTGGGATGCCTCGGCCGGCCATGAGCTCTGGAAGAGCGATGGCACGCCGCAGGGCACGAGCCGGGTCGCGGATCTGGCGCCGGGGATTGAATGGGCGAGTGACGACGTCGAAACCCTGACGATGATTTCCTCCCCCGTGGGCCTGTTCTTCATGGCCAACGACGGCGTCACCGGCGTCGAGCTCTGGAAGACGGACGGCACCTCCCAGGGGACGGTGCGGCTGTCCAACCACACGCCCACCGACTTCGACTTCACCGGGTTGCGCGGCGTCTGGTCTCAGGGAGCGCTGCACTTCTGGGGGGATGACGACGAGCTGTGGCGGAGCGATGGCACGACGCAAGGGACGCAGCGCGTGTCGAAGCTCGCCAACTACACGCTGGGCGGCCTCGGCTTCGATACGCGCGGCGGGGGCCTGGACCTGGAGGGGACGCTCTTCTTCAGTGCGAATGACGGCGAGGGCGAACGCCTGTGGCGGACCGACGGCACGTCGGGGGGCACGGTGGCGGTGGGCGGCTCCACTTCGTTCTGGAGTCCCAGGTACCTCACCCGGTTCGGGCGAAAGCTCCTCATGGGGGCAGCCACCGACGCCGCCACGGGTGAGCGCTTCCTCTGGAGCCTGGACGCGAGCGCGCAGGCCCCCCAGCAGCTGGGGCCCATGGATTTCGGGATCAATGACGACCGCCCCGTCGTCACCGCGGGCGCACTGGCCTTCTTCACGAACTATTCCTTCGAGGGGGACTCCCTCTGGCGCACGGATGGGACGCCGGGGGGGACGCTGCGCCTGCGGCAGGTCTCCCTCCCTTCGCCGGGGTGGCGGCCCCGGCTGCTCACCGCGCTGGGCTCGCGGGTCTTCTTCACGGGCTCCACCGACTGGCGCCACGAGGAGCTGTGGACGAGTGATGGCACCGTGAATGGCACCGTGCGGGTGACGGGCCTGGATGCGCCCGACAAGAGCGTCACCTTCGACCACCTCATCGCCATGAATGGCCGGCTCTACTTCTGGGCCACCACCGAGACGCAGGGTCGGGCGCTGTGGACGAGTGATGGAACGGCGGCAGGGACGCGCCTGCTGGGCTCCGTGCCCTCCAAGTCCTGGAAGAAGACCGGGCCGACGAACACGGCCATCCTGGGAAGCACGCTCTTCTTCACCGCCGAGCCCCAGAATGGCCCGCCCGAGCTGTGGAAGAGCGATGGCGGCGCCCCGATGAAGGTCCGCGCGTTCGGGACGAACGAGAAGGTGCTCCCGCCCGTGCAGCTCACCTCCTTCGGAAACACACTGGTGTTCTGGGCCGATGACGGTGCCAGTGGCTACCAGCCGTGGCGCAGTGACGGCACGGCGGCCGGTACGGTGCGGGTGAAGGAGCTCCGCAAGGGTGGTGGCACGAGCGCCAGCATCCCAGGGCCCTTCACGCGTCTGGGGGCGACGGGGCCGCTCGTCTTCTCCGCGTCGGATGGGCTGTCCGGGCAGGAGCTGTGGCGGACGAATGGCACGCCTGAGGGCACGGTGCGCGTGGCGGATATCGCCCCGGGCGTCGCGTCGTCCGCGCCGCGCTGGTTTGTGACGTCGGGACAGCGCCTGTACTTCCCGGCCTGGACCGCGACCTCGGGAGTGGAGCTGTGGGCGGCGACCTGGACGGCGGAGGATGCGGAGCCTCCCCAGGTGACCTGTCCCGCAGCGCAGGTGGTGGAGGCGGTGAACGGGCAGGGCGCGCCAGTGAGCTACCCTCCGGCCACCGCGACGGACCCGGGGGAGACTCCGATGGTGGCCTACAGCCATGCCAGTGGCGGCACCTTCGCGCTGGGAGCCACCGAGGTGCGTGTCACCGCCACCGACAGCGGGGGCAATGTGGCGACGTGCGCCTTCACCGTCACCGTGCGGGACACGACGCCTCCGGCCCTGGAGTGCCCGCCCGCGCAGTCCGCGACGGCGACGTCCGCGGCGGGAGTGGCCGTGGAGTGGCCGGAGGCGATGGCGTCGGACACGGTCTCCGCCGCCGTGACGGTGGCCTACGCTCCTGCGCGGGGCAGCGTGTTCTCCGTGGGCACCACCGAGGTGCAAGCCACGGCCACGGACACGAGCGGCAACAGCCGGAGCTGCACCTTCGAGGTGCGGGTGCAGGCGGCATCCCGCGTTGACGGGGGGACTCCGGATGGCGGTAGCACGGTGCCGGATGGCGGTAGCACGGTGCCGGATGCTGGGAGCCAGGGGGCGGATGCCGGGAGCCAGGGGCCGGACGCGGGCTCCCCGGGTACGAGCCCACCGCCACCGCCTCTCGACTCGAGCGGCTGCGGCTGCCAGCAGTCCGGTGGCGCGGGGACGGGACTGCTCGGGTTGGCGCTGCTGGCGCTGCTGGCCAATCGGCGTGTCGGTGGGGCCGGACGGCCTGCAGACCGTCTACACGAGCCTGGGGGCGGCGAAGGGCTGAGCCCTCCGCCCACCTCCCGAGGGGCTGACTAG
- a CDS encoding ABC transporter ATP-binding protein, with amino-acid sequence MQESMDAIVMQDVVKSFRKRTIRGEYTTFKSELLRWLRGKRQAREAGLITALRGINLTIPKGKTVGIIGRNGSGKSTLLKLITGIYTPTSGLLQINGRISALLDLGAGFHPDFSGRENILINGIILGMSRAEVRARMDEIIAFSELGEFIDEPVRTYSSGMYMRLAFAVATHVDPDILIIDEILAVGDEHFSKKSLAKMMDFKRQGKTIVLVTHDLNTVDKWCDLAAWIDGGYVRRVGRSADVTAEYRQAIALAESQSQSFTPPALTEGGGALPQVPGAAQVLPSSTMAVRLTRLHLSSPEGEDTPLTPETPVEVCVDFTADERATDVEFEVSLQTADGKPLYETSTLLEEVQLPRQLPPEGRVRFVLERLGLLAGEYALQVTARSSGGASTERRTFQVSSTVAERGVFRPAHRWVVESAPVAQAVVPALAGGAVPRAAGGGHP; translated from the coding sequence ATGCAGGAATCCATGGACGCCATCGTCATGCAGGACGTCGTGAAGAGCTTCCGGAAGCGGACCATCCGGGGCGAGTACACGACGTTCAAGTCCGAGCTGCTGCGCTGGCTGCGCGGCAAGCGCCAGGCCCGCGAGGCCGGACTCATCACCGCGCTGCGCGGTATCAACCTCACCATCCCCAAGGGCAAGACGGTCGGCATCATCGGGCGTAACGGCTCGGGGAAGAGCACGCTGCTCAAGCTCATCACCGGCATCTACACGCCCACCTCCGGCCTCTTGCAGATCAACGGCCGCATCTCCGCGCTGCTGGACCTGGGCGCGGGCTTCCACCCGGACTTCTCCGGGCGGGAGAACATCCTCATCAACGGCATCATCCTCGGCATGTCGCGGGCCGAGGTGCGCGCGCGGATGGATGAAATCATCGCCTTCAGCGAACTGGGCGAGTTCATCGACGAGCCGGTGCGCACCTACTCCAGCGGCATGTACATGCGCCTGGCCTTCGCGGTGGCCACGCACGTGGACCCGGACATCCTCATCATCGATGAGATCCTGGCCGTGGGCGACGAGCACTTCAGCAAGAAGAGCCTCGCCAAGATGATGGACTTCAAGCGGCAGGGGAAGACCATCGTCCTCGTCACGCATGACCTGAACACGGTGGACAAGTGGTGCGACCTGGCGGCATGGATTGACGGCGGGTACGTGCGCCGGGTGGGCCGCTCCGCGGACGTGACGGCCGAGTACCGGCAGGCCATTGCCCTGGCGGAGTCCCAGTCCCAGTCCTTCACGCCACCGGCCCTCACCGAAGGGGGAGGGGCGCTGCCGCAGGTGCCCGGCGCGGCGCAGGTGCTGCCGTCGTCCACCATGGCCGTGCGCCTCACCCGGTTGCACCTGTCGTCGCCCGAGGGCGAGGACACGCCGCTGACACCGGAGACGCCGGTGGAGGTGTGCGTGGACTTCACCGCGGACGAGCGCGCCACGGACGTGGAGTTCGAGGTGTCCCTCCAGACCGCGGACGGCAAGCCGCTGTACGAGACGAGCACCCTCCTGGAGGAGGTGCAGCTGCCACGACAGCTTCCTCCGGAGGGCCGCGTGCGCTTCGTGCTGGAGCGGCTGGGCCTGCTGGCGGGGGAGTATGCCCTCCAGGTGACGGCCCGCTCCTCGGGAGGCGCGTCCACGGAGCGACGGACCTTCCAGGTGAGCTCCACGGTGGCGGAGCGGGGCGTGTTCCGCCCGGCGCACCGCTGGGTGGTGGAGTCGGCGCCGGTGGCGCAGGCGGTGGTGCCCGCGCTGGCCGGGGGCGCCGTGCCCCGGGCCGCCGGCGGCGGTCATCCCTGA